aatattcctgaagtagaatctggaaataaaaatcatatggatggaaagtacatagcacacactttccaaaaatataatttttttgaaaaacggaggtcagatgctcattctatggctcccggagtgcaaaaaatagacctcactttgactggaaaaaaacatagtcaaacagcaaaattggaaaaaaaataccaacaccatgaggtcggcctcgaaaccagctttccgacacctatttgttttcaaaaaaatgactccgtatgcccaagatagggtgAAAAAACCAAATCCCCCCCTGAAAAAGGCCAAAAAAGAGGTCTGGTGGCTAGTGGGTGGCGCACCGGTGGCGGCCAGGTAGAGCTTCGGTGGTGGCCGAGTGGCGAAGCCAAGGCAGGGGAGGAGGTCGGGCCAGGCGAGGGCCGTTGAGGCGGCGGGCTGTGGCGGGGCGGTGCTACAGGCGGCGGCTGGCGAGCGAGGCGGAGCTGTGAGCGGCGGGCGGAGCTGCATGGGGAGCCGAGGTGCAAACGGAGGCCGGGGAAGCGCTGGCGGGGGCCGAAGAGCCGGGGGCTGCCTGCGGGGGCCAGCAGGGAGCCGCGAGGGCCGGAGAGCTGGGGGCCAGCAGGGAGCCGCGGGGGCCGAAAAAGACTGTCGGCAGCTACTGTACGAGCCTGACAGATCTGCAGCAGCGGCAgggggccccatggtaccctgcgtactgtgggaaacccccccaaaaaaagaaatttgatttttttttcttttttttttggtaaaaaaaaacACTATCGCCTTTTaggcttttttttcttttttttacaaaaattaaatttcagcctgcatgtcgtaaaaaggcaaaacaaaaaaaaaaaaaattgaatttttttctcgatttgcgtacCAGGTCGTACGACCGAATCTGAgaaaaaaaatactcccagaggctcaggaaccaaaataggtcgaattttatatgaccataggggttttcgggccttctgagcacgatggtgaggtttgtttaggcccaaagtgcttagaaaaaaggtcaaaccctaggtgcataaaaactttctgaaaccccagatctgcttccaaagccaaaaatctcaaaac
The nucleotide sequence above comes from Cryptomeria japonica chromosome 11, Sugi_1.0, whole genome shotgun sequence. Encoded proteins:
- the LOC131061272 gene encoding 36.4 kDa proline-rich protein-like encodes the protein MGPPAAAADLSGSYSSCRQSFSAPAAPCWPPALRPSRLPAGPRRQPPALRPPPALPRPPFAPRLPMQLRPPLTAPPRSPAAACSTAPPQPAASTALAWPDLLPCLGFATRPPPKLYLAATGSSYAVYNLLQ